In Aequorivita sp. H23M31, a single window of DNA contains:
- a CDS encoding TM2 domain-containing protein, with the protein MTKLIMEEQDNTGYDSTRRQASNTANEFKEGWNQVQHTQENKKVLAGILGIVLGGFGVHKFILGYTQEGIIQIVITIVTCGMGSIIGLIEGIIYLTKSDEEFYQTYQVGKKGWF; encoded by the coding sequence ATGACGAAACTAATTATGGAAGAACAAGACAATACAGGTTACGATAGCACAAGAAGACAGGCAAGTAATACTGCAAATGAGTTTAAGGAAGGATGGAACCAAGTGCAACATACCCAAGAGAATAAAAAGGTATTAGCGGGAATTCTGGGAATCGTCCTAGGAGGTTTTGGAGTTCACAAATTCATACTCGGCTATACTCAGGAAGGAATCATTCAAATTGTTATTACAATTGTTACTTGTGGAATGGGAAGTATCATTGGCCTTATTGAAGGTATAATATACCTAACCAAAAGTGATGAAGAATTCTACCAGACCTACCAGGTAGGAAAAAAGGGTTGGTTCTAG
- a CDS encoding 2-hydroxyacid dehydrogenase → MKVLHIDSNHHLLIEMLEKAGFQNVENFKASKTEVERIIPDYDGIIIRSRFNIDRQFLDAGKNLKFIARVGAGLESIDIEYAEELGIDLIAAPEGNRNAVGEHALGMLLSLFNNLNKADREVKNGQWNREANRGVELDGKTVGIIGYGNMGKSFAKKLRGFDCTVLCYDIKNNVGDENAKQVSLKELQQQADVLSLHTPWTLLTDKMVDSNFINSFLKPFWLINTARGKSVVTVDLVNALQSGKILGAGLDVLEYEKSSFETLFDSDNFPTALKELFNMENVLLTPHIAGWTVESKIGLARTIAEKIIKDFR, encoded by the coding sequence ATGAAAGTTCTTCATATTGACAGCAATCATCACTTATTGATCGAAATGCTTGAAAAAGCAGGTTTCCAAAATGTCGAAAATTTTAAGGCTAGCAAAACAGAAGTAGAAAGAATAATTCCAGATTATGACGGAATCATAATCCGAAGTCGATTTAATATCGACCGCCAATTTTTGGATGCCGGAAAAAATTTAAAATTTATTGCCAGAGTAGGCGCTGGACTGGAAAGTATTGATATCGAATATGCCGAGGAACTCGGAATTGACCTGATCGCCGCTCCCGAGGGAAACAGAAATGCCGTTGGCGAACATGCTTTGGGCATGTTACTTTCTTTATTCAACAATCTCAACAAAGCCGATCGAGAAGTAAAAAATGGTCAATGGAACCGCGAAGCAAATCGCGGAGTGGAACTCGATGGTAAAACCGTGGGGATTATCGGCTATGGAAATATGGGCAAATCTTTCGCCAAAAAACTGCGCGGATTTGATTGCACAGTTCTATGTTACGACATCAAGAATAATGTGGGAGATGAAAATGCCAAACAAGTTTCTTTAAAAGAATTACAACAACAAGCCGATGTGCTAAGTCTTCACACTCCTTGGACTCTCCTAACGGACAAAATGGTAGATTCCAATTTTATCAATTCCTTCTTAAAACCATTTTGGTTGATAAATACCGCCCGCGGAAAAAGTGTGGTCACAGTCGATTTGGTTAATGCCCTGCAATCCGGAAAGATTCTGGGAGCTGGTTTGGATGTTTTGGAATATGAAAAATCCTCTTTCGAAACCCTCTTTGATTCCGATAATTTCCCCACTGCACTCAAGGAACTTTTTAATATGGAGAATGTGCTATTGACTCCGCATATTGCCGGATGGACGGTAGAAAGCAAAATCGGACTGGCCCGCACCATCGCTGAAAAGATTATAAAAGACTTCAGGTAA
- a CDS encoding acyl-ACP desaturase encodes MALKNIRLEVMQTVEKEVDNYIDKYLLPVEEIWQPTDMLPNFQKENYMDEVTQLREEAKELGYDFWIVLVGDMVTEEALPTYESWLMDMEGVDQHGRNGWSKWIRQWTGEENRHGDTLNKYLYLSGRVNMREVEITTHHLINDGFEVGTGRDPYRNFVYTSFQELATNISHKRVAKIAKDKGNKMLAKMCNIIAGDEMRHHLAYRHFVKTIFEYDTSEMMLAFADMMQKKIIMPAQNLRQSGGKMASAFDDFSNAAQRLGVYTTYDYIDILEKLNAHWEISKMSNLTDDAEKARDYLIKLPSRMLRIAERVKVPVDTHYFKWVEPNGVV; translated from the coding sequence ATGGCACTTAAGAACATCAGATTGGAAGTTATGCAAACGGTTGAAAAGGAAGTCGATAATTATATTGACAAATACCTTTTACCTGTAGAGGAAATCTGGCAGCCAACAGATATGTTGCCTAATTTCCAAAAAGAAAACTATATGGATGAGGTAACCCAACTTCGTGAGGAAGCGAAGGAATTGGGCTATGATTTCTGGATTGTGCTTGTGGGTGATATGGTAACCGAGGAAGCATTGCCAACCTACGAAAGTTGGTTGATGGATATGGAAGGAGTGGATCAGCATGGCCGAAACGGTTGGAGCAAGTGGATCCGCCAATGGACGGGAGAGGAAAACCGTCATGGAGATACTTTGAATAAATACCTTTATTTATCCGGTAGAGTAAATATGAGGGAGGTCGAAATTACTACACACCACTTAATTAACGATGGATTTGAGGTTGGTACAGGACGGGATCCTTATCGAAATTTTGTCTATACCAGTTTTCAGGAATTGGCAACCAATATTTCCCATAAACGAGTGGCGAAGATTGCAAAAGATAAAGGGAATAAAATGCTTGCCAAAATGTGCAATATCATTGCTGGGGATGAAATGCGCCACCATTTAGCCTATCGTCATTTTGTAAAAACCATATTTGAATACGACACAAGCGAAATGATGCTAGCTTTTGCAGATATGATGCAGAAAAAAATAATCATGCCTGCCCAAAATCTTAGACAGAGCGGTGGAAAAATGGCTTCAGCTTTTGATGACTTCAGTAATGCCGCGCAACGCTTGGGAGTTTATACAACTTATGATTATATCGATATTTTGGAAAAATTGAATGCCCATTGGGAAATTTCCAAAATGTCCAATTTAACCGATGACGCTGAAAAAGCAAGAGATTATTTGATCAAACTTCCCTCTAGAATGCTTCGTATTGCTGAAAGAGTAAAAGTACCCGTGGATACCCACTATTTCAAATGGGTGGAACCTAATGGAGTTGTTTAA